The following nucleotide sequence is from Parcubacteria group bacterium.
CATTCAAACGTTTAACGATATTTCTTTTTGTTATGGGCGGAGTTTCGCTTACCGGAATGCTTTATTTGACGCTTCCAAAAGCAGAAATAAGTATCGCGATAAGAAAGATTAAAGTAGATGCCGACATACCCGTAGCGGTAAGTAAAAAAAGCGGTTCATCTAATTTGGCAAACGGCATTATTCCCGGTGAATACTTTATGTTAAGCAAATCCGGCTCAAAAACTTTTTCTACCGAAGGAATAAAAAAAGAGACATCTTTGCGATCCCGAGGTTTTATTACAATTTATAACGCGTATAGTTCCGCGCCGCAGAGACTGGTTGCCCAAACCAGATTTGAAACCAAAGACGGCAAAATTTTCCGTCTTCAGGCGCCGATTATCGTGCCGGGAGCGAAAGTTGTATCGGGAAAGTTAACGCCGAGTTCCATAAAAGCGGAAGTAGTGGCCGACGTTGCCGGTCTGGAATACAACATAGGCCCTTCTTATTTTACAATTCCAGGATTCAAAGAATCCCCTAAATATGCCGGATTTTACGCTCAAAGCTCTGAAGAGATGGCTAGCGGCAAAATTGGATCGGTTTCGACAATAGACCAAATAGAGATCGAAAAAGCTAAACTAAATTTACAAGAACAGCTTATCAAAGAAATAGAAAACGATACCCTAAGCACTCTTAAAGACTCTTCCGATTTTAAGTTGATTAAAGGCGCTTCAAGTGTTAAAATTGATGAATTCAAATCATCGGTTTTGACAGGCAGTTCTGCCGATTCTTTTACTATCAATATGAAAATAACTTGGCAGGCTATGTTTTTTAGGGAACGAGATCTTAGGGCGTTAATTGGTAATTTCGTTTCATTAAAGTATCCTGAATTAGGCGCGTTTAAATTTGAAGGCGATATAAACTATCCGTCAGCCACTAAAACAGACTTTAAAAAAGGCGAGTTATTTTTTACTTTAAAAATAGATGAAGAAAATGCCTTAGGCGCCGATATCAACAATTTAAAAAAAGAATTGGCCGGTCAAAATGAAAATGAAATGAGGGCGCTTATCTCAAATAAACTCTTTATCAGCAGCGCCACAATTTCATTATGGCCATTTTGGGTCAGTCGAGCGCCAACAAACTTAAATAGAGTTAACATTACCATTGACAAAGAAAAAGCATTGTGATAAACAATAAGAAGCCGCCATTTAATGGCGTTGTTATTGAAACCCTGCCTAATACCAACTTTAGAGTAAAATTGGATGACGGCCGAGACATTTTAGCCCATTTGTCAGGTAAAATGCGCTTGCATTTTATTCGGGTTTTAGTAGGTGACAGGGTAGAAATAGAAGTATCTCCAGACGAAAAGCGGGGCCGCATAATTAGAAGATTTTAGATATGAAGGTTAGAGCGAGCGTTAAAAAAATTTGCGCCAAGTGCAAGGTAGTGCGTCGTCAAAGACGGCTTTTTATTGTTTGTTCTAACCCAAAACATAAGCAAAAACAAGGTTGAAGCGAGCCCCGTACAACAACAAGTTGTATACGGGGCGAGCAAGCGAGCTTCAACGGGTTGCCTGAAAATTTTTAAATAAATTATATTTTATAAAATATATGCCAAGAATCGCCGGGGTTGCTATCCCCGAAAATAAAAAAATAATCATTTCCTTATCATATGTCTATGGCATCGGGAGTTCTTTGGCAGCAAAAATTATAAAAAACGTAAACATTGACCCAACTAAAAAAGCAAGTCAGTTGACGGAAGGAGAATTAAACAGACTCCGTGATTTTGTTGAAAAAAATTACAAAATTGAAGGTGATTTAAAAAGAGTAATCCAAAGTAATATTAAAAGACTAAAAGAAATCGGCGCTTACCGAGGATTACGCCACAGCAAGGGCTTGCCGGTAAGAGGCCAAAGGACAAAAACTAACTCCAGAACCAGAAGAGGCAATGTCAGAAAAACCGTTGGTTCTGGCCGAAAAAAAGGTACTGAAAAAACATAAAATGGGAAAGAAAAAAATAAAAACACAAACAGAAGAAGAGCTCTTAAAAGAGGGCACCGGGGCGAAACCTAGCGAGAAACCGGCTACAATAAATACTGGGCGGTCTTTCCACCGCGGTAAGGCTTTTGTTAGAGCAAGCTATAATAATACAATCATTGTTATTACCGATGAAAAAGGAGGGGTTTTAGCCTGGTCATCAGCCGGTTCTTTGGGGTTTAAGGGTCCTAAAAAAGCTACTCCATATGCCGCTTCAAAGGTGGCTGGAGCAGTGGTGGAAAAAGTAAAAAAGACCGGTTTAAACGAAATTGAAGTATTTG
It contains:
- the rpmJ gene encoding 50S ribosomal protein L36 translates to MKVRASVKKICAKCKVVRRQRRLFIVCSNPKHKQKQG
- the rpsM gene encoding 30S ribosomal protein S13, which produces MPRIAGVAIPENKKIIISLSYVYGIGSSLAAKIIKNVNIDPTKKASQLTEGELNRLRDFVEKNYKIEGDLKRVIQSNIKRLKEIGAYRGLRHSKGLPVRGQRTKTNSRTRRGNVRKTVGSGRKKGTEKT
- the infA gene encoding translation initiation factor IF-1 codes for the protein MVINNKKPPFNGVVIETLPNTNFRVKLDDGRDILAHLSGKMRLHFIRVLVGDRVEIEVSPDEKRGRIIRRF
- the rpsK gene encoding 30S ribosomal protein S11 produces the protein MGKKKIKTQTEEELLKEGTGAKPSEKPATINTGRSFHRGKAFVRASYNNTIIVITDEKGGVLAWSSAGSLGFKGPKKATPYAASKVAGAVVEKVKKTGLNEIEVFVKGIGSGRESAIRSLANQGLNIITIKDLTPIPHNGPRPKKVRRV